The following are encoded together in the Halomonas halophila genome:
- a CDS encoding electron transfer flavoprotein subunit beta/FixA family protein: MKVLVAVKRVIDYNVKIRVKPDNSDVDLTNVKMAMNPFCEIAVEEAVRLKEAGVATEVVAVTVGPKAAQEQLRTALALGADRAVHVQTEAPVESLAAAKLLARVVEEEQPQLTILGKQAIDSDNNQVGQMLAALTGRPQGTFASEVAVEGETLKVTREIDGGLQTVALQLPAIVTTDLRLNEPRYAKLPDIMKAKKKPLDTKTPEELGVAVASGLKLVSVEPPAERQGGVKVGSVDELVDKLKNEAKVIS; this comes from the coding sequence ATGAAGGTACTCGTCGCGGTCAAACGCGTCATCGACTACAACGTCAAGATTCGGGTCAAGCCGGACAACAGCGACGTCGATCTCACCAACGTCAAGATGGCCATGAATCCCTTCTGCGAGATTGCCGTGGAAGAGGCGGTGCGGCTCAAGGAGGCCGGTGTGGCCACCGAAGTGGTCGCCGTCACCGTGGGCCCCAAGGCCGCCCAGGAACAGCTCCGCACCGCGCTGGCGCTGGGCGCCGATCGCGCCGTGCACGTGCAGACCGAGGCGCCCGTCGAGTCGCTGGCCGCGGCCAAGCTGCTGGCCAGGGTCGTCGAGGAGGAGCAGCCGCAGCTGACCATCCTCGGCAAGCAGGCCATCGACAGCGACAACAACCAGGTGGGGCAGATGCTCGCCGCGCTGACCGGTCGTCCCCAGGGCACCTTCGCCTCCGAGGTCGCCGTCGAGGGCGAGACCCTGAAGGTCACCCGCGAGATCGACGGCGGCCTGCAGACCGTGGCCCTGCAGCTGCCGGCCATCGTCACCACCGACCTGCGCCTCAACGAGCCGCGTTACGCCAAGCTGCCCGACATCATGAAGGCCAAGAAGAAGCCGCTGGACACCAAGACGCCCGAGGAGCTCGGCGTCGCGGTGGCCTCCGGCCTCAAGCTGGTTTCCGTCGAGCCGCCGGCCGAGCGTCAGGGCGGCGTCAAGGTGGGCTCCGTGGACGAGCTGGTCGACAAGCTGAAGAATGAAGCGAAGGTGATTTCATGA
- a CDS encoding energy transducer TonB, protein MRLPVSLLAGAALTLALFALLALLVAPPEAEPEPQQEIMMTLAEAPAEMAPEPATAASAAPPPPPSAPTPPPQPAPAPQVDSAISLPEPELPPMEAPETPVDEALPELTETPPEPKPEPRPEPQPEPQPEPAPAPDPAPSQATASTSSSAPAASQAASNEPVDVGSSAQATRRVPPEYPSRARRRGLEGHVVVQFIIRRDGSVERDSIQVVEASPRRVFDRVARRAIAGWQFASADQRRRARQRLEFQLR, encoded by the coding sequence ATGCGGCTACCGGTTTCGCTGCTGGCCGGGGCGGCCCTGACCCTGGCGCTGTTCGCGCTGCTGGCCTTGCTGGTGGCACCGCCCGAGGCCGAGCCCGAGCCGCAGCAGGAGATCATGATGACGCTGGCCGAAGCGCCGGCCGAGATGGCGCCCGAGCCGGCCACGGCGGCCAGCGCGGCGCCACCGCCGCCGCCCAGTGCTCCGACGCCGCCGCCACAGCCGGCGCCGGCGCCCCAGGTCGACAGCGCCATTTCCCTGCCGGAGCCGGAGCTGCCGCCCATGGAAGCGCCGGAGACGCCGGTGGACGAGGCCTTGCCGGAGCTCACCGAGACGCCACCCGAACCGAAGCCAGAGCCCCGGCCCGAACCGCAACCCGAACCGCAGCCGGAACCCGCGCCGGCACCGGACCCTGCTCCGAGCCAGGCCACGGCGAGCACGTCGTCGTCGGCCCCGGCCGCGAGTCAGGCGGCCTCCAACGAGCCGGTGGACGTCGGGTCCTCCGCCCAGGCCACGCGTCGCGTGCCGCCCGAGTATCCCTCGCGGGCCCGCCGTCGCGGTCTCGAGGGCCACGTGGTGGTGCAGTTCATCATTCGCCGCGACGGCAGCGTCGAACGCGACAGCATCCAGGTGGTGGAGGCCAGCCCGCGTCGCGTCTTCGACCGCGTCGCTCGCCGCGCCATCGCCGGCTGGCAGTTCGCGTCCGCCGATCAGCGCCGTCGGGCCCGCCAGCGCCTGGAGTTCCAGCTGAGATGA
- a CDS encoding electron transfer flavoprotein subunit alpha/FixB family protein, translating into MSILVLAEHHDGQLAEITAHVVAAARKIGGDVDVLVAGENVGAVAEAAAKLDGVSRVRVADAAVYAHQLAEPVGDLLVALSDDYGHVLAAATTNGKNVLPRLAALKDVSQISEIIEVVGADTFKRPIYAGNAIATVQSEDALKVITVRPTAFDAVGESGSASVEAVESGIDNALSSFVDERLEQSDRPELGGAKVVISGGRGMGSGENFKLLDGIADKLGAAIGASRAAVDAGYVPNDMQVGQTGKIVAPELYIAVGISGAIQHLAGMKDSRVIVAINKDDEAPIFQVADYGLVGDLFEILPELESKL; encoded by the coding sequence ATGAGTATCCTGGTCCTTGCCGAACATCACGACGGCCAGCTGGCCGAGATCACCGCGCACGTGGTCGCCGCCGCAAGGAAAATCGGTGGCGACGTTGACGTGCTGGTTGCCGGCGAGAACGTCGGTGCCGTCGCCGAGGCCGCCGCCAAGCTCGACGGCGTGAGCCGGGTGCGCGTCGCCGACGCCGCGGTCTATGCCCACCAGCTGGCCGAGCCGGTCGGTGACCTGCTGGTCGCGCTGTCCGACGACTATGGCCACGTGCTGGCCGCCGCCACCACCAATGGCAAGAACGTGCTGCCGCGACTCGCCGCGCTCAAGGACGTCAGCCAGATCTCCGAGATCATCGAGGTGGTCGGCGCCGATACCTTCAAGCGCCCGATCTATGCCGGCAACGCCATCGCCACCGTGCAGAGCGAGGACGCACTGAAGGTGATCACCGTGCGTCCCACCGCCTTCGATGCCGTCGGTGAGAGCGGAAGCGCGAGCGTCGAGGCCGTCGAGAGCGGCATCGACAACGCCCTGTCCTCGTTCGTCGACGAGCGGCTCGAGCAGAGCGACCGCCCCGAGCTCGGCGGCGCCAAGGTGGTGATCTCCGGCGGCCGCGGCATGGGCAGTGGCGAAAACTTCAAGCTGCTCGACGGCATCGCCGACAAGCTGGGCGCGGCCATCGGCGCCTCCCGTGCGGCGGTCGACGCCGGCTACGTGCCCAACGACATGCAGGTCGGCCAGACCGGCAAGATCGTGGCGCCGGAGCTGTACATCGCGGTGGGCATCAGCGGTGCCATCCAGCACCTGGCAGGGATGAAGGATTCCCGGGTGATCGTCGCCATCAACAAGGACGACGAGGCGCCGATCTTCCAGGTCGCGGACTATGGTCTCGTCGGGGATCTGTTCGAGATCCTGCCGGAGCTCGAGAGCAAGCTGTAA
- a CDS encoding MotA/TolQ/ExbB proton channel family protein: protein MHLPTAMRAALMGLWLAGFPLLGQAQPAVAPDDEAALSTLRAEREAAEARDNARLAELVDDEAALDEALTEAQDALVAARERRESLDAREQSQREALEELNARRQEQGGDLQALFDEVAGVSGELRDDLAASWLTLGGQAELPPRLEADGILGADQVAGLADSLMALTRETARVAEFEAPVAGADGEVAERSVLRVGDLLAATDDGQLLERSGEDGRLAVLPTTPGAIADTLAAFRNGEGDTLAFDPADGQVVAAMAQTPSLWERFQQGGAVGYVVVALGVVGLLVALVQYLYLTRVTVRLRRQLGDLDRLRDDNPLGRVLKRFHALGPGHAPEALEARLDEALLAEQPKLERGQGLVKMLAAVAPLMGLLGTVTGMIVTFQSITVFGTGDPQLMAGGISQALVTTVLGLITAVPLLFAQTALSSRSRSLIGTLEGRASAVLADTLEAGRDAASPSVTPRHADALA from the coding sequence ATGCACCTGCCGACGGCAATGCGCGCCGCGCTGATGGGCCTGTGGCTGGCCGGCTTCCCCTTGCTGGGCCAGGCCCAGCCGGCGGTCGCGCCGGACGACGAGGCCGCGCTCTCGACCCTGCGTGCCGAACGCGAGGCCGCCGAGGCCCGTGACAACGCTCGCCTGGCCGAGCTGGTCGATGACGAAGCGGCGCTGGATGAGGCGCTGACCGAGGCTCAGGACGCCCTGGTCGCCGCTCGCGAGCGACGCGAATCCCTCGACGCCCGGGAGCAGTCCCAGCGCGAGGCGCTCGAGGAGCTTAACGCCCGTCGCCAGGAACAAGGCGGTGATCTGCAGGCCCTGTTCGATGAGGTGGCCGGCGTCAGCGGCGAGCTGCGTGACGATCTCGCCGCCAGCTGGCTGACTCTCGGCGGTCAGGCCGAGCTGCCGCCGCGCCTCGAGGCCGACGGCATCCTCGGCGCCGATCAGGTGGCCGGCCTCGCCGACAGCCTGATGGCGCTGACGCGCGAGACCGCTCGGGTGGCGGAGTTCGAGGCGCCAGTGGCTGGCGCCGATGGCGAGGTGGCCGAGCGCTCGGTGCTACGCGTGGGCGATCTGCTGGCGGCGACCGACGACGGTCAGCTGCTCGAGCGTTCCGGTGAGGACGGGCGCCTGGCGGTGCTGCCGACGACGCCCGGGGCGATCGCCGACACCTTGGCGGCCTTCCGCAACGGCGAGGGCGACACCCTGGCCTTCGATCCGGCCGACGGGCAGGTCGTCGCGGCCATGGCGCAGACGCCGAGCCTCTGGGAGCGCTTCCAGCAGGGCGGTGCCGTGGGCTATGTGGTCGTGGCGCTGGGCGTCGTCGGCCTGCTGGTGGCGCTGGTGCAGTACCTCTATCTGACGCGGGTGACGGTGCGGCTGCGTCGTCAGCTCGGTGATCTCGACCGGCTGCGCGACGACAATCCGCTGGGACGCGTGCTCAAGCGTTTCCATGCCCTCGGCCCGGGCCACGCGCCCGAGGCGCTGGAGGCCCGCCTCGACGAGGCGCTGCTCGCCGAGCAGCCGAAGCTCGAGCGCGGCCAGGGGCTGGTCAAGATGCTCGCCGCCGTGGCGCCACTGATGGGCCTGCTCGGCACCGTCACCGGCATGATCGTGACCTTCCAGTCGATCACCGTGTTCGGCACCGGCGACCCGCAGCTGATGGCCGGCGGCATCAGTCAGGCGCTGGTGACCACGGTGCTGGGCCTGATCACCGCGGTGCCGCTGCTGTTCGCCCAGACGGCGCTCTCCAGCCGCAGCCGTTCGCTGATCGGTACCCTCGAAGGGCGCGCCAGTGCCGTGCTCGCCGACACCCTGGAAGCCGGCCGCGACGCCGCTTCCCCGAGCGTGACGCCGCGCCATGCCGATGCTCTGGCTTGA
- a CDS encoding ExbD/TolR family protein, with amino-acid sequence MRRRRLAAAAEESSEVNLTPMLDVVFIMLIFFIVTTSFIKESGVEIERPESSAASPRPDVQVLVAITPEGAVWVDGEPVDLHRVGPRVAGLISDDGSVVIQADRDATTGVLIEVMDRLREADVDNVAVAAQRSGD; translated from the coding sequence ATGCGTAGACGTCGACTGGCGGCGGCCGCTGAGGAGAGCAGCGAGGTCAACCTGACCCCGATGCTGGACGTGGTCTTCATCATGCTGATCTTCTTCATCGTGACCACCAGCTTCATCAAGGAGAGCGGGGTGGAGATCGAACGGCCCGAGTCCAGCGCGGCCTCGCCGCGTCCGGACGTTCAGGTGCTGGTGGCGATCACCCCCGAGGGCGCGGTGTGGGTCGACGGCGAGCCCGTGGACCTGCACCGGGTCGGTCCGCGCGTGGCCGGCCTGATCAGCGACGACGGCTCGGTGGTGATCCAGGCCGATCGCGATGCCACCACCGGCGTGCTGATCGAGGTCATGGATCGCCTGCGCGAGGCCGACGTCGACAACGTGGCGGTGGCCGCCCAGCGGAGCGGTGACTGA
- a CDS encoding DUF3450 domain-containing protein gives MSYHQSRRRLAVAGVALLMVGSAAAQSTVRDEALDAQRTQAELQARIDNADDAVRDKLQALRQAREETRRLNDYNAELAPLVERQADTLAHREEALSTLSETREALPGLMRDMVERLRAWVERDMPFLEDERLARVENLERLLADPETSRDEKLARMLAAWRAELDYGREIDAWRGELAGDVPREVDFLRLGRVGWYYLTPDGHRGGVWKAEQGGWQPLDGAALTEVRKGLAIARERRAPALLELPVSQPLSASETPAGEDA, from the coding sequence GTGTCCTACCACCAATCCCGGCGCCGCCTCGCCGTGGCAGGCGTTGCCCTGCTCATGGTCGGTTCGGCGGCCGCCCAGTCGACGGTGCGCGATGAGGCGCTGGACGCCCAGCGTACCCAGGCCGAACTCCAGGCGCGTATCGACAACGCCGACGACGCCGTGCGCGACAAGCTCCAGGCACTGCGTCAGGCGCGCGAGGAAACGCGGCGTCTGAACGACTACAACGCCGAGCTGGCGCCGCTGGTCGAGCGTCAGGCCGATACCCTGGCCCACCGTGAAGAAGCGCTTTCCACCCTGTCCGAGACCCGCGAGGCCCTGCCAGGCCTGATGCGTGACATGGTCGAGCGTCTGCGTGCCTGGGTGGAGCGCGACATGCCTTTCCTGGAGGACGAGCGTCTGGCCCGGGTCGAGAACCTCGAGCGCCTGCTGGCCGATCCCGAGACGAGCCGCGACGAGAAGCTGGCGCGGATGCTGGCCGCCTGGCGCGCCGAGCTCGACTACGGCCGGGAGATCGATGCCTGGCGTGGTGAACTGGCCGGCGATGTCCCGCGCGAGGTGGATTTCCTGCGCTTGGGCCGGGTCGGCTGGTACTACTTGACGCCCGACGGCCATCGAGGTGGCGTGTGGAAGGCCGAGCAGGGCGGCTGGCAGCCGCTGGACGGCGCGGCTCTGACCGAGGTCCGCAAGGGGCTGGCCATCGCCCGAGAGCGGCGCGCCCCCGCGCTGCTGGAGCTGCCCGTTTCTCAACCCTTGTCTGCGTCAGAGACACCTGCCGGGGAGGACGCCTGA
- the dinG gene encoding ATP-dependent DNA helicase DinG produces the protein MLDEALKGEIQGAYRKVLDGLDLTPRYGQRLMIAEIARTLGGIEADDAGQRTSNEHVCVLEAGTGTGKTLAYLLAALPVAKAHGKRLVVATATVALQEQVLHQDLPALKAHSGLSFNFSLAKGRGRYVCVARLDQAMDGGEDDNPTLSLFEQALDSGGDDFQELVQSLGEAYGNGRWAGDRDSWPEGIDDAHWRKLTVDHRQCTNRRCGHYGACAFFRARRELDSAEVIVANHDLVLADLALGGGVVLPDPGDCIYVFDEGHHLPDKALNHFTHRFAVGHGLRWLSTLKKSLTELNQALAVQPTLARLLSSLPPLFEGLEPRLGDAFSLGHQLAGRPEGLGDGEDSAQHRFEMGRTPDALREQADGLVTMFAELSRTLESMADILRESLDPEKSTGLPKEQAEPWLPLVALLHGRALEAHALWQAFAETDPEGEPPRARWLTLERFGGDPELTFSASPVSAAHTLAKSLWGRCFGAVVTSATLTALGRFERLQERAGLANRYRYQSLPSPFDYSRAVLSVPREAADPSDREGHERAIVDFVEALGKDEAVLALFSSRAQLRAVERALSEGTRERVLAQGRLPKRELVERHRAKIDKGEGSILFGLASFAEGIDLPGDYLTHVIITRLPFAVPDDPVGATLAEWIERQGGNPFMRISVPDASIKLVQACGRLIRKEADRGRITLLDRRVLTRRYGRALLDALPPFVREIDGQ, from the coding sequence ATGCTAGACGAGGCCCTGAAGGGCGAGATCCAGGGCGCCTATCGCAAGGTGCTCGACGGCCTCGACCTCACCCCACGCTACGGCCAGCGGCTGATGATCGCCGAGATCGCCCGCACCCTGGGCGGCATCGAGGCCGATGACGCCGGCCAGCGCACCAGCAACGAGCACGTCTGCGTGCTCGAGGCCGGCACCGGCACCGGCAAGACCCTGGCCTATCTGCTCGCCGCGCTGCCGGTGGCCAAGGCCCATGGCAAGCGGCTGGTGGTGGCCACTGCCACGGTGGCCCTGCAGGAGCAGGTGCTGCACCAGGACCTGCCGGCGCTCAAGGCCCACAGCGGGCTCTCCTTCAACTTCTCCCTGGCCAAGGGCCGCGGTCGCTACGTCTGCGTGGCGCGCCTCGACCAGGCCATGGACGGGGGCGAGGACGACAATCCCACCCTGTCGCTGTTCGAGCAGGCCCTGGACAGCGGCGGCGACGATTTCCAAGAGCTCGTCCAGTCCCTCGGCGAGGCCTACGGCAACGGCCGCTGGGCCGGCGATCGCGACAGCTGGCCGGAGGGCATCGACGACGCCCACTGGCGCAAGCTGACCGTCGATCATCGTCAGTGCACCAATCGCCGCTGCGGACACTACGGTGCCTGTGCCTTCTTTCGCGCACGGCGCGAGCTGGACAGCGCCGAGGTGATCGTCGCCAACCACGACCTGGTGCTGGCCGACCTGGCCCTGGGCGGTGGTGTGGTGCTGCCGGACCCCGGCGACTGCATCTACGTCTTCGACGAGGGCCACCACCTGCCGGACAAGGCGCTCAACCACTTCACTCATCGCTTCGCCGTGGGCCATGGCCTGCGCTGGCTGAGCACGCTCAAGAAGTCGCTCACCGAGCTCAACCAGGCGCTGGCCGTGCAGCCCACGCTGGCGCGCCTGCTCTCGAGCCTGCCGCCGCTGTTCGAGGGGCTTGAGCCGCGCCTCGGCGACGCCTTCTCGCTGGGCCATCAGCTGGCCGGGCGTCCCGAAGGCCTGGGCGATGGCGAAGACAGCGCCCAGCATCGCTTCGAGATGGGCCGAACCCCCGACGCGCTGCGCGAACAGGCCGACGGCCTGGTGACGATGTTCGCCGAGCTGTCGCGGACCCTGGAGTCGATGGCCGATATCCTGCGCGAGAGCCTGGACCCGGAGAAGTCCACCGGACTGCCCAAGGAGCAGGCCGAGCCCTGGCTGCCGCTGGTGGCGCTGCTCCACGGCCGCGCGCTGGAGGCGCATGCCCTGTGGCAGGCCTTCGCCGAGACCGATCCGGAAGGCGAGCCGCCCCGCGCCCGCTGGCTGACGCTGGAGCGCTTCGGCGGCGACCCGGAGCTGACCTTCTCGGCGAGCCCGGTGTCCGCCGCCCATACCCTGGCGAAGTCGCTGTGGGGGCGCTGCTTCGGCGCCGTGGTGACCTCGGCGACCCTCACCGCCCTGGGCCGTTTCGAGCGGCTGCAGGAGCGAGCCGGACTGGCCAATCGCTATCGCTACCAGAGCCTGCCGAGCCCCTTCGACTACTCCCGGGCGGTGCTCAGCGTGCCCCGCGAGGCGGCCGACCCGTCCGACCGCGAGGGCCACGAGCGCGCCATCGTCGACTTCGTCGAGGCGCTCGGAAAAGACGAGGCGGTGCTGGCGCTGTTTTCCTCCCGCGCCCAGCTGCGTGCCGTGGAACGCGCGCTCTCGGAAGGCACGCGGGAGCGGGTGCTGGCCCAGGGCAGGCTGCCCAAGCGCGAGCTGGTGGAGCGTCACCGGGCGAAGATCGACAAGGGCGAGGGCAGCATCCTGTTCGGCCTGGCGAGTTTCGCCGAGGGCATCGATCTGCCCGGCGACTATCTGACCCATGTGATCATCACCCGGCTGCCGTTCGCGGTGCCCGACGACCCGGTGGGCGCCACGCTGGCCGAATGGATCGAGCGCCAGGGCGGTAACCCGTTCATGCGCATCAGCGTGCCCGACGCCTCCATCAAGCTGGTCCAGGCCTGCGGTCGACTGATCCGCAAGGAGGCCGATCGCGGCCGCATCACGCTGCTCGACCGCCGCGTGCTGACCCGCCGCTACGGCCGCGCGCTGCTGGATGCGCTGCCGCCCTTCGTGCGCGAAATCGACGGCCAGTAA
- the xthA gene encoding exodeoxyribonuclease III has product MRLVSFNINGIRARLHQLEALVAAHRPAVIGLQETKVQDSEFPVEAVEALGYSVYFHGQKGHYGVALMICNEQCPDGPEAIHRGFPDDGEQAQRRLIGARLRIDGGEPLTVWNGYFPQGESVDHPVKFPHKREFYAQLSRLLDEHHAPDERLAIMGDFNISPEDIDIGIGEPNRKRWLREGKTSFQPVEREWLEGIKAWGLADSYRLCHPQVDDRFSWFDYRSKGFDRDPKRGLRIDYILVTEPLAGRVRDAGIDYKLRGMEKPSDHAPVWTEFEA; this is encoded by the coding sequence ATGCGCCTGGTGTCATTCAACATCAACGGCATTCGCGCCCGGCTGCATCAGCTGGAGGCGCTGGTCGCCGCACATCGTCCGGCGGTGATCGGCCTGCAGGAGACCAAGGTCCAGGACAGCGAGTTCCCGGTCGAGGCCGTCGAGGCGTTGGGCTACAGCGTTTACTTTCACGGCCAGAAGGGCCACTACGGCGTGGCGCTGATGATCTGCAACGAGCAGTGCCCGGACGGCCCGGAAGCGATCCATCGCGGCTTTCCCGATGACGGCGAACAGGCCCAGCGCCGGCTGATCGGCGCGCGACTGCGCATCGACGGCGGCGAGCCGCTGACGGTGTGGAACGGCTACTTTCCCCAGGGCGAAAGCGTCGACCATCCGGTGAAATTCCCGCACAAGCGTGAGTTCTACGCCCAGCTATCGCGCCTGCTCGACGAGCATCACGCCCCGGACGAGCGCCTGGCGATCATGGGCGACTTCAACATCTCGCCCGAGGATATCGACATCGGCATCGGCGAGCCCAACCGCAAGCGCTGGCTGCGCGAGGGCAAGACCAGCTTCCAGCCGGTGGAACGCGAGTGGCTCGAGGGCATCAAGGCCTGGGGCCTCGCCGACAGCTACCGGCTCTGCCATCCGCAGGTGGACGACCGCTTCAGCTGGTTCGACTACCGCTCCAAGGGCTTCGACCGCGACCCGAAGCGCGGCCTGCGCATCGACTACATCCTAGTGACGGAGCCGCTGGCCGGCCGGGTGCGCGACGCCGGCATCGACTACAAGCTGCGCGGCATGGAGAAGCCGTCCGACCACGCCCCCGTGTGGACCGAATTCGAGGCGTAA
- a CDS encoding MotA/TolQ/ExbB proton channel family protein, producing the protein MPMLWLDPLAWLVEAGGPVLVVIIGVAVLLFSLGLERWWFFRFHYRPARHALVARWVAREDHASWSALTLREIWARELITRLRAPLPWLKLLVVICPLFGLLGTVTGMITVFDSLSVSEVNQARAMADGVARATLPTLSGMAVSVVGLLFIARLEHIIRREDQRLHDRLARAAEDAHA; encoded by the coding sequence ATGCCGATGCTCTGGCTTGATCCCCTGGCCTGGCTGGTCGAGGCCGGCGGCCCGGTGCTGGTGGTCATCATCGGCGTGGCGGTGCTGCTGTTCTCGCTGGGCCTGGAGCGCTGGTGGTTCTTCCGCTTCCACTATCGTCCGGCGCGCCACGCCCTGGTGGCGCGCTGGGTGGCCCGCGAGGATCACGCCAGCTGGAGTGCGCTGACCCTGCGCGAGATCTGGGCCCGCGAGCTGATCACCCGGCTGCGCGCGCCGCTGCCCTGGCTCAAGCTGCTGGTGGTGATCTGCCCGCTGTTCGGCCTGCTCGGCACGGTGACCGGCATGATCACCGTCTTCGACAGCCTGTCGGTGAGCGAGGTCAATCAGGCTCGTGCCATGGCCGACGGCGTGGCCCGCGCCACCCTGCCGACCCTGAGCGGCATGGCGGTCTCGGTGGTGGGGCTCTTGTTCATCGCTCGTCTCGAACACATCATCCGGCGCGAGGATCAGCGGCTGCACGACCGCCTGGCACGCGCCGCGGAGGACGCACATGCGTAG
- a CDS encoding DEAD/DEAH box helicase — MSESEQTTAPAQTENRKPKRRRRKPRRRQSNWDLRQFQVPAVAGKWRFHDFDLPLPLMRAIHAQGFEYCTPIQAEALTHTLLGGDVVGKAQTGTGKTAAFLISILAYFLEEEAPDGQKPGAPRALIVAPTRELALQIEKDAKALARFTKLNVASVVGGMDYQKQLEGLGQQLDILVATPGRLLDFHQKRDVDLTQVEVLVLDEADRMLSMGFIPDVKRIIRHTPKPEERQTFLFSATFTEDILNLASQWTRDPAHVDIAVTVDNAADIDQRVYLVGDEDKAKLLVKLLQQESFDRVMVFGNRRDLVRKLDGLLKDAGINAAMISGDVPQNQRISTLEKFREGEIQVLVATDVAGRGIHIEDVSHVINYTLPEDPEDYVHRIGRTGRAGAKGVSISFVGEEDAFSLPEIERFINDKLPCEHPPEGLL; from the coding sequence ATGAGCGAGTCGGAACAGACCACAGCACCGGCCCAGACCGAGAACCGCAAGCCCAAGCGTCGCCGCCGCAAGCCGCGTCGCCGCCAGTCGAACTGGGATCTGCGCCAGTTCCAGGTCCCCGCCGTGGCGGGCAAGTGGCGCTTCCACGATTTCGACCTGCCGCTGCCGCTGATGCGTGCCATCCATGCCCAGGGCTTCGAGTACTGCACGCCGATCCAGGCCGAGGCGCTGACCCACACGCTGCTCGGTGGCGACGTGGTCGGCAAGGCCCAGACCGGCACCGGCAAGACCGCCGCCTTCCTGATCTCGATCCTCGCCTACTTCCTCGAGGAAGAGGCCCCGGACGGCCAGAAGCCGGGCGCGCCGCGGGCTCTGATCGTGGCCCCGACCCGCGAACTGGCGCTGCAGATCGAGAAGGACGCCAAGGCCCTGGCCCGCTTCACCAAGCTCAACGTGGCCAGCGTGGTCGGCGGGATGGACTACCAGAAGCAGCTCGAGGGCCTCGGCCAGCAGCTCGACATCCTGGTGGCCACCCCGGGCCGGCTGCTGGACTTCCATCAGAAGCGTGACGTCGATCTGACCCAGGTCGAGGTGCTGGTGCTCGACGAGGCAGATCGGATGCTCTCCATGGGCTTCATCCCCGACGTGAAACGCATCATCCGCCATACGCCCAAGCCCGAGGAGCGCCAGACCTTCCTGTTCTCGGCGACCTTCACCGAGGACATCCTCAATCTGGCCAGCCAGTGGACCCGCGATCCGGCCCACGTGGACATCGCGGTCACCGTCGACAACGCCGCCGATATCGATCAGCGCGTCTATCTGGTCGGCGACGAGGACAAGGCGAAGCTGCTGGTGAAGCTGCTGCAGCAGGAGAGCTTCGACCGGGTGATGGTGTTCGGCAACCGCCGTGACCTGGTGCGCAAGCTTGACGGCCTGCTCAAGGACGCCGGCATCAATGCCGCCATGATCTCCGGCGACGTGCCCCAGAACCAGCGCATCAGCACCCTCGAGAAGTTCCGCGAGGGCGAGATCCAGGTGCTGGTCGCCACCGACGTGGCCGGCCGTGGCATCCACATCGAGGACGTCAGCCACGTCATCAACTACACCCTGCCCGAAGATCCGGAGGACTACGTCCACCGTATCGGCCGCACCGGCCGCGCCGGCGCCAAGGGTGTCTCGATCAGCTTCGTGGGCGAGGAAGACGCCTTCTCGCTGCCGGAGATCGAGCGCTTCATCAACGACAAGCTGCCCTGCGAGCATCCGCCGGAAGGGCTGCTGTAA